The DNA window GCATCTTGTCTTACGCTTTCCCTATCCATCCCATGACATTAGCGCCAGTGATTATACAAAACCTGAGAGTCACAAAAGTGTTTTGGTGGAGTACGGTGATGGCCGGTATTGCATCAAGAGAACGGTTGATACGATGCAGTATGATGTGCAAATACTGGCAAGCAAGCATAGCATTCTTCAACAAATATCCGCACATGAGTTCATTGTTTCTTCGTCTCATGAGCTGTTGGAGGTTGGTGTGTTGTTCCAACAGGGGAAGGAGAGGAAAGAAGTAGAGGACTTCATCCAAGCACTTGATGCTTGTACGCTCCACTGGTCTTCCTTCTGGCAGGATGGTGCCTTTATTGACCTTTCCCTTTCATCTGATCCAAGAGCACAAGAATTACAGCGAAGAATGATCCTCTCACGCTATCTGCTGGCCATCCAGTGCAGTGGAAGTACACCTCCACCGGAGACCGGACTTACCTGTAATAGCTGGTATGGCAAGTTTCATCTGGAGATGCACCTCCTTCATGCTGCACACTTTGCTCTCTTTGGCCAGAGCGAGTTGTTCGAGCGTTCTCTTTCCTATTATCTTGATATTCTCCCAGGGGCATATGAGCGGGCCAGGAGCCAAGGCTATCAGGGTGGGCGATGGCCGAAGATGACCGACCCAAGTGGGAATGACAGCCCCTCTGCCATTGGTACCTTACTCTGCTGGCAACAGCCACATCCCATCTTCTATGGCTCTCTCCTTAGAAAAACGCATCCAGAGTCAGACATGTTGTCTTCATGGGTTCCTGTTATCCGGGCAACTGCTGACTTCATGGTGGACTATGTCATCTGGGATGAGAAGAGAAAAGCGTATGTACTAGGCCCACCGGTAATTCCCGTCCAGGAGAACCATGACCCTGAAAAAACACTCAATCCAACATTCGAGCTCTCTTATTGGAGATGGGCGCTCTCGGAGGCCATTGATTTCATGGAACAGTTTGAGCAACCGGTTGATCCCAAATGGAAGCATGTTTTGGACAACCTGGCCCCTCTCCCGATAAAAGACGGGCTCTATCTTGCCCAGGAGAACTGCCCCGATACCTACACAACCTATGCCTACGACCATCCCTCCCTTCTATTCAGCCTTGGTCTGCTTGATGGGCGAGATGTCGACCAAAAAGTCATGGAACATTCCCTTATGAACGTTATGGAGAAGTGGCAGCTCAATGAGCTATGGGGGTGGGACTTCCCCTTGATGGCCATGACGGCAGCAAGATTGGGAAAACCAGCATTGGCTCTTGACCTCTTGTTGATGGACTCTCCGAAAAACACCTATACTCCAAATGGGCACAATGCCCAGAGACCGAAGGAAGACCTTCCTCTGTATCTTCCTGGTAACGGTGCACTCCTTCTTGCTCTTGCCCTGATGGCAGGCGGTTGGGAGGGAAGTGAAACTCCGTATCCTGGTTTCCCGAAAGATGGTTGGGTAGTACAGGCAGAAGGTTTGAAAAAGTTTTGGTAGGAGTGGCATGAAAAAAGAAGTAGGGCGCTTGGTGCGCCTATCCATTGGCTTGTTTGCTTATGCAGTTGGTATTGTACTGACGATGCAGGCACATATAGGCTACAGCCCATGGGATGTGTTCCATGCCGGACTGTCAGCCCTGTTTTCCATGAAGATAGGCAGTATGACGATTATTGTTGGGCTCTTACTTGGTCTTATTGTCCTCTTAGGTGGAGAAAAGATAGGAGTGGGAACCATCAGCAATATGGTGGTCATTGGTCTTTTTATCAATGTCTTGCTGGACAGTGGGCTGTTTCCTGAGCGATCCCACCCTGCCATCGGTGCACTACAGATGATCGGCGGGCTCTTTGTCATCTCCTTTGCCTCCTATCTCTACATTTCCTCTGGGTATGGGGCGGGTCCGCGTGACTCCCTGATGGTATTTCTCTCCAGGAAAAGTGGATGGTCAGCCGGTACCTGTCGTGGAATCCTGGAGATTGCAGTCTCCCTGGTTGGTTTTCTCCTAGGAGGCATGCTGGGGTGGGGGACCCTTCTCAGTGCTGTCTTGATCGGGTTCTGTATCCAGATCACTTTCAATGTCCTACGCTTCGATCCAAAGAAAGTCCACCATGAAAATATGGTGGACAGTTACAAGAGAATGAAACGCTTTTTTGTACGCGTAAGATGAACTTACTGCAGTTCAGTTGCCAACGAATCTATCAGGGTAAGCAATTCTGAGAGATGCTCCTTTGTAAGGGTTGGGTTGAGTAACGTGAACTTCAGATATGTTTGCCCCTTATATACGGTCTGACCGATAACCACTTGATGGTGGTGCAATAACTCTTTCCTGATACGCTTATTCAGTTCACAGCTACCAACGTGACGGAATACTACACTGCTGAGCTCCGGTTCAATGGCAAGCGTGAATGAGTCATGGGCCAACAACTCCTTCGCCAGATAGGCAGCATTCTCTGTGCAGGTGTCGACGATCTTGCCATAGCCATCTTTACCCCTACACTGGAAGGCCATCCAGACCTTCAAGGCATCCCCTCTTCGGGTGGTTTGCAAGCTCTTTCCCACCAGATTGGTGTATCCTTCCTCTTCATCTTCCTCCCTGTTCAGATAGTCTGCATGAAGGGTGAATACCGAGAAGTGCTCCTTGTTCTTTACCAGGAGCGCTCCACAGCTGATAGGGAGCAGGAACATCTTATGGAAATCGACGGTGATGGAGTCACAGAGTGAAAGGTTCCCCAGTCTTGAGCGATAGGTCGGGGAAAGTTGTAGTCCACTTCCGTAGGCTGCATCAGCGTGGAGGAACATTCCCTCACGGTCACAGACTTCCCGTAATGCTCCAACAGGGTCGATGGAACCATAGTCGGTTGTCCCGATGGTTGCCACCACACAGAAGGGCAGAAGGCCATCTTGCTTATCCGACTCGATCATCGCGTTGAGTTTCTCTACATCCATCCTGCATAGGTCATCAACGGGCACCTTACGTACAGCATTGTAGCCAAGGCCGAGCAGATGGGCACTCTTTTCCATGGAGAAGTGGGAGACCTCACTTGTATAGAGCCTGAGCTTGTGGTAGGAGGGAGGAAGCCCTTCCTTTTTCACATCATGGCCCAGCTTTGTACTGCAGTACCAGTCGCGGGCCATGGTAATGGCACTCAGGTTCGATTGGCTTCCCCCGGAGGTGAATACACCATCACTTCCTTCATGATAGCCATAGAGACTGCAAAGCTCACTGACCACTGCTACCTCAACCTCGGTTGCAACTGGGCTCTGGTCCCAGCTGTCCATCGACTGGTTGAAGGTTGCGATGATCAACTCACTGGCAATGGACTCCAGAAGAGCCGGGCTATGCAGGTGAGCCATGTAGTTTGGTGACCAGGTCCTGAGAAAGTGCGGAAGAATGGTCTGTTTCACCTGTTCCAGGAGTGCTTCCCAACCAATACCTTGTTTGGGAAGCAGGGAAAACTGTGCCAGTGCTTGTTGCAGCGCTTCTACAGTAGCTCCCTGATAGGCACCCTGGTCATCCACAGAGGCAGTAATCGCCTCAATGGTATCGGTGAGTACTCTCTTATATTCGTCTTTCTTCTCCTTCTCTGGGCCGAGAAAGTAAGGAAGGTTAGTTGGCTTTTGTGACATCTGCATCTACCTTGCGTATTGCTTGCTCGGTAATTTTGAGCATGGTTTCAATCTCATCATGGGTGACATTCAGTGCACAGAGGCAACGCATGACTGATCCATGCCTGCCGCCTTTCTCCATGATAAGGCGATTCTTGAAACACTCCTGCTGTACACGGGTTGCGATATCCCCACTGCAGGGGAGAGAACCAAGTTGGTCCTTCTTTCCTTTTGGATCAACAAACTCGATACCAAGCATCAAACCTTTTGCACGAATGTCTCCAATGATGGAGACCTCCTGCTTGAGCTTCAGCAAGGCCTTCTCCAGATGTGCTCCTTTCTCCTGTACTTCAGTGAGGAAGGCAGGGTCACTGACTCTCTTCATGACTACCGTACCGGCTGCCATGGCGATCTGGTTTCCCCTGAAGGTGCCCGCATGGGCTCCTGGCTGCCAGGCATCGAGCTTCTCATGGTAGATTACCACTGCCATCGGCTGGCTCCCTCCAATTGCCTTGGAAGTGAGAATAACATCGGGTGTGATGCCGGCATACTCGAATGCAAAGAACTTGCCTGAACGACCGACTCCACACTGGATTTCGTCAACGATCATGGGGATTCCGAGTTCCTCGGTAACCCTCCTGACAGTCTGCAGGAATTTTACTGGGGCAGGAATGACTCCACCCTCACCCTGGATGGGTTCAAGGATAACCGCCGCTGGTCTGGTGATCCCGCTCTCTGGGTCCTTGAGCGTGCGCTCAAAGTATGCACAAGCTGCATCTACTCCGGCTTCACCTCCAAGGCCAAACGGACAGCGGTAGGAGTACGGGTAGGGGAAGAAGTGTACGTCACTCATGAGCCCATTTACGTTGTTTTTTGCGTTTAGGTTTCCTGTCAGTGCAAGGGCACCGTGACCCATTCCGTGGTATCCACCACCGAAGGCAATGACGGAGGAGCGACCGGTGGCAGTCTTGCAGAGCTTTATTGCTGCATCCACTGCATCAGTTCCGCTTGGACTACAAAACTGGAGTTTTCCATGTTGCCTGAGTTCTTCAGGAAGCAAGGAGAGGAGTGTATGAACGAAGGTATCCTTGACTGGGGTGGTAAGATCGAGTGAGTGCAGTGGTGCTTCACTCTGGAGAAGGTCGATCATGGTCTGTGTGATTTCACTGTCGTTGTGACCGAGGGCCAGGGTACCGGCGCCGCAGAGGAAATCAAGATAGGTGTTTCCTTCTACATCGGTTACTACAGAACCTTTTGCCTTTTTGATGGCAATGGGGAATTTTCTGGGATATGTGCGAGCGTTTGATTCTGTTTGATTCTGTCGGTCAAGATAGAATTGATTGGTATTTTCAGTCATTACCGGTTTCCTTCTATTTCATGATGGGGTATGTACTAAATGTAGTATTTAGTCCTTTTCTATGAAGTGTGGTTCATCCCTTCTCAAGAAGGGGAAGCGTGAACATTGCACGTTCTCTATGCATAGAACGCGCAAGATTGGATACTATCAATTTCTGGTGTATTTTACTAGTAATAGTCGGACAATTGTACGGAATTTTGCTGGATATTTCCCGTAGGTACGTATATGCGGAAAAAATTACAAGAAATAATTGGCTAAGCTCTTTACATTGCTAGAATATTGGTGTATTAGTTAGCTAGTACAGTAAACAACTAGGAGGCGTGCATGGAACAAGCAATGCAAGAGAACGCGCTTGCCGTCAAGGACGGACAAGAGGTCGTAGTGCACATGCAGAATATTGGTTTCTCATATGCTCAGAACCGTCTATTCAACCATCTTGATCTGGAGATCAGGAGAGGGAATATTTATGGGTTGCTGGGGAAGAATGGGGCAGGGAAGACTACATTGCTGAAGATTCTCAGCGGGCAGCTCTTTATCGAAGAAGGCGAGACAAAGGTATTGGGAGAGAATCCTCAGGAGAGGAAACCGTCACTGCTTAGTGAGATTTTCTATCTCCCGGAAGAGTTTCCCCTGCCGAAGATGAAAGCAAGTGAATATCTTGCTATGCGATCTCCGTTTTATCCAAAGTTCGACCACGAGATGTTTAGTCAGTATTGCAGGGAGTTCGATATTGATCTGAATCAGCGTCTCGATCAGATGTCGTTGGGACAGAAAAAGAAGGTATTGCTCTCTTTTGGGCTTGCCACCAACACTGCTCTCCTGATTCTGGACGAGCCAACGAATGGACTCGATATTCCAAGCAAGCGGCAGTTCAGACAGACTGTAGCATCCGCCATGACAGAACAGAGAACGTTCATCATCTCGACTCACCAGGTACGTGATATGGAAAATCTGATCGACCCGATCATCATCCTGCATGATGGCAAGGTGATATTCAACGACACGGTCGAATCGGTGAATGAGAAGTATGTTCTCTCCCTAACCACTGAACAGCCTAAGGCTGGTGAAGGAATGTATACCGAGAAGGTGCTTGGAGGCTGGATGGTGCTGAGTGAACGTACTGATGACAGGGAAGGAAAGCCCTTGGACCTGGAGACCTTATTCAATGTAATCATCGAGCAATCGAAGGGTAGTGCAGGAGGTGTGAGATGAATCGATTTTCTGCTTTGGTTAAGCGAGAGGTAAAGACCAGCCAGAAGGACCTGTTTACCTACGGACTGGTGATTGTTCTTGTGATGTTTGCATCGGAGACGTTGCAGAGTGTCTTTGCCCGGTATGCTGGGGTACCATTTCCAGCTGAATCTTACAACGAGATGTTTCCTTCTTTCCTCTTGCTTGGGGGATTGATCATCAGTAGCCTGATGTTCAGTGAAGATATGTTCGGCAAGGATACCCAGCACGATTGGTTGATGCTTCCTGCTACGAACCTTGAGAAGTTCCTTTCAAAGGCTCTGCTGATGATTGTGGCGTATCCGATAGCACTGCTTGTATTGTTCTTTCTTATTAGTGTGGTGACTGAGCCGATCCAGTTGATCATCTTCGGGAATCCGATGGCAATGTTCAATCCATTCAGGGATGGTGACCTTGGGATTCTTCTTGCTCAATATTGGGTCTGGACCTCTGTGTTCCTCCTGGGTGGTACGTACTTCAGAAAGGCACATTTTATCAAGACCGTATTGGCAATAGGTGTGATCGCCCTGGTACTTGGGGCTCTTGGCCTGTTGTTCACCAGAATTGTGTTTGCGATTAAATTTGGTTCCTCATTGCAGGTATTCGATGCAATGTTCTATCTCAGTCCAGTAAATTTGAGCAGGGCGTTGAGTCCTTTGAAGGTCTT is part of the uncultured Sphaerochaeta sp. genome and encodes:
- a CDS encoding pyridoxal-dependent decarboxylase, with the translated sequence MQMSQKPTNLPYFLGPEKEKKDEYKRVLTDTIEAITASVDDQGAYQGATVEALQQALAQFSLLPKQGIGWEALLEQVKQTILPHFLRTWSPNYMAHLHSPALLESIASELIIATFNQSMDSWDQSPVATEVEVAVVSELCSLYGYHEGSDGVFTSGGSQSNLSAITMARDWYCSTKLGHDVKKEGLPPSYHKLRLYTSEVSHFSMEKSAHLLGLGYNAVRKVPVDDLCRMDVEKLNAMIESDKQDGLLPFCVVATIGTTDYGSIDPVGALREVCDREGMFLHADAAYGSGLQLSPTYRSRLGNLSLCDSITVDFHKMFLLPISCGALLVKNKEHFSVFTLHADYLNREEDEEEGYTNLVGKSLQTTRRGDALKVWMAFQCRGKDGYGKIVDTCTENAAYLAKELLAHDSFTLAIEPELSSVVFRHVGSCELNKRIRKELLHHHQVVIGQTVYKGQTYLKFTLLNPTLTKEHLSELLTLIDSLATELQ
- a CDS encoding diaminobutyrate--2-oxoglutarate transaminase family protein, producing the protein MTENTNQFYLDRQNQTESNARTYPRKFPIAIKKAKGSVVTDVEGNTYLDFLCGAGTLALGHNDSEITQTMIDLLQSEAPLHSLDLTTPVKDTFVHTLLSLLPEELRQHGKLQFCSPSGTDAVDAAIKLCKTATGRSSVIAFGGGYHGMGHGALALTGNLNAKNNVNGLMSDVHFFPYPYSYRCPFGLGGEAGVDAACAYFERTLKDPESGITRPAAVILEPIQGEGGVIPAPVKFLQTVRRVTEELGIPMIVDEIQCGVGRSGKFFAFEYAGITPDVILTSKAIGGSQPMAVVIYHEKLDAWQPGAHAGTFRGNQIAMAAGTVVMKRVSDPAFLTEVQEKGAHLEKALLKLKQEVSIIGDIRAKGLMLGIEFVDPKGKKDQLGSLPCSGDIATRVQQECFKNRLIMEKGGRHGSVMRCLCALNVTHDEIETMLKITEQAIRKVDADVTKAN
- a CDS encoding ABC transporter ATP-binding protein, with translation MEQAMQENALAVKDGQEVVVHMQNIGFSYAQNRLFNHLDLEIRRGNIYGLLGKNGAGKTTLLKILSGQLFIEEGETKVLGENPQERKPSLLSEIFYLPEEFPLPKMKASEYLAMRSPFYPKFDHEMFSQYCREFDIDLNQRLDQMSLGQKKKVLLSFGLATNTALLILDEPTNGLDIPSKRQFRQTVASAMTEQRTFIISTHQVRDMENLIDPIIILHDGKVIFNDTVESVNEKYVLSLTTEQPKAGEGMYTEKVLGGWMVLSERTDDREGKPLDLETLFNVIIEQSKGSAGGVR